The Glycine max cultivar Williams 82 chromosome 12, Glycine_max_v4.0, whole genome shotgun sequence genome window below encodes:
- the LOC100775630 gene encoding MLO-like protein 6, protein MGGSGGRNLDETPTWAIAVVCFVLLSISITIEHIFHVIGKWFKQKHKRALYESLEKIKSELMLLGFISLLLTVGQGLISRICISEKVAGTFHPCSTKRVKHSTPPLDHDDDETNGRRLLAAILSSDDESHRRILALGARDKCAAQGKVPFVSSEAIHQLHIFIFVLAVFHVLYCILTLALGRAKMRRWKRWEVETKTAEYQFSHDPERFRFARETSFGRRHLSFWTQNTVLVWIVCFFRQFVQSVPKVDYLTLRHGFMMAHLGPQSHQKFNFRKYIKRSLEEDFKVVVEISPPIWFITVLFLLFNTHGWYSYLWLPFAPLIIVLLVGTKLQVIITKMGQRIQQRGEVVKGVPLVQPGDDLFWFNKPRLILYLINFVLFQNAFQLAFFSWAALQFMMKSCFHSQKQGVVIRISMGIFVQFLCSYVTLPLYALVTQMGSTMKPTIFNKRVATALRKWHHTAKKNVKQNRGLRLQTPSSTRPTTPNHPKSQVNFLRRYHSEMAPYPSSPIRFDFEANLSYEVNATSSSIHHHEMEMGHQAYDHAEKVDEPSSTLVGLSLPQREIDIEHGKEFSFDNKE, encoded by the exons ATGGGAGGAAGTGGAGGAAGAAATTTAGACGAAACGCCTACTTGGGCTATAGCCGTTGTTTGCTTTGTTTTGCTCTCCATATCTATCACCATTGAGCACATCTTCCATGTCATAGGAAAG TGGTTTAAGCAGAAGCACAAAAGAGCTCTATACGAGTCACTTGAAAAGATCAAATCAG AGCTTATGTTGTTGGGGTTCATATCATTGCTCCTAACGGTAGGACAAGGTCTAATATCGAGGATATGCATATCAGAAAAGGTTGCCGGAACATTTCACCCCTGCAGTACCAAAAGAGTGAAACACAGCACGCCCCCATTAGATCATGATGATGACGAAACCAATGGCCGGAGATTACTAGCGGCGATTCTCAGTTCCGATGACGAGAGTCACCGGCGCATTTTAGCCTTGGGTGCAAGGGACAAGTGCGCAGCCCAG GGTAAAGTCCCGTTTGTCTCATCCGAGGCCATTCATCAACTCCATATATTTATCTTCGTGCTGGCTGTGTTTCATGTTCTTTACTGCATACTCACTCTAGCTCTGGGTAGAGCAAAG ATGAGAAGATGGAAACGGTGGGAAGTGGAAACCAAGACAGCAGAGTACCAATTTTCACATG ATCCTGAACGATTTCGATTTGCGAGAGAGACATCGTTTGGAAGAAGACATTTGAGTTTTTGGACCCAAAATACAGTCCTTGTTTGGATT GTTTGTTTCTTCAGACAGTTTGTACAGTCAGTTCCTAAAGTAGATTACTTGACATTGAGACATGGATTTATGATG GCACATTTGGGGCCTCAAAGTCACCAGAAATTCAACTTTCGGAAATATATCAAAAGATCTCTGGAAGAGGACTTCAAAGTGGTCGTTGAAATCAG TCCTCCAATCTGGTTCATCACAGTGCTTTTTCTCCTGTTTAACACTCACG GCTGGTACTCTTATCTGTGGCTGCCATTTGCTCCTTTGATT ATTGTTCTATTAGTTGGAACCAAGCTGCAAGTGATAATAACAAAGATGggtcaaagaattcaacaacGAGGAGAAGTTGTAAAGGGAGTGCCACTGGTGCAACCTGGGGATGACCTCTTCTGGTTTAACAAACCTCGACTTATTCTCTACCTCATTAATTTCGTGCTCTTTCAG AATGCTTTTCAGCTTGCTTTCTTTTCATGGGCTGCG CTTCAATTTATGATGAAATCCTGTTTCCATTCCCAAAAACAGGGCGTGGTGATCAGAATCTCAATGGG GATCTTCGTTCAATTCCTTTGCAGCTACGTGACCCTTCCTCTCTATGCTCTCGTGACACAG ATGGGTTCAACAATGAAGCCAACCATTTTTAACAAAAGAGTAGCCACAGCTCTAAGAAAGTGGCACCACACAGCGAAGAAGAACGTAAAACAGAACCGTGGATTGCGATTGCAGACTCCTTCATCAACCAGGCCCACGACCCCGAACCACCCTAAGTCTCAGGTTAATTTCCTACGCCGCTACCATAGTGAAATGGCCCCTTATCCCTCGTCTCCAATAAGGTTCGATTTTGAGGCAAATCTTTCTTATGAGGTCAATGCTACTAGTTCTTCTATTCACCACCATGAAATGGAAATGGGTCACCAGGCCTATGATCATGCTGAAAAGGTTGATGAGCCCAGCTCTACCCTTGTGGGTTTAAGTCTGCCTCAACGCGAGATTGATATCGAACATGGCAaggaattttcttttgataataaAGAATGA
- the LOC106795338 gene encoding protein RBL, with product MNAPIIDPLQGDFPEVIEEYLEHGCMKCIAFNRRGTLLAAGCNNGSCVIWDFETRGIAKELQDDECSSPITSVCWSKCGNRILVSAADKSLLLWDVMSVSLPLPLVSLHHATAPQFHLATAAFTSFDTTSPRYIKQHAMYLPWRGSHLAIMEDGSKALLVISATESCSWYAFSAVITGAYEESMKWILG from the coding sequence ATGAACGCACCCATCATTGACCCCTTACAGGGAGATTTTCCAGAAGTGATAGAGGAGTATTTGGAACATGGGTGTATGAAATGTATTGCCTTTAATCGTCGTGGTACACTTCTTGCTGCTGGGTGCAACAACGGAAGTTGCGTTATCTGGGATTTTGAAACCCGGGGCATTGCTAAAGAGCTACAAGATGATGAATGTTCATCTCCAATAACCAGTGTCTGTTGGTCAAAGTGTGGTAATCGAATTCTTGTATCCGCTGCTGACAAGTCATTGTTGTTGTGGGATGTTATGAGTGTGTCCTTGCCGCTGCCACTGGTCTCTCTTCACCACGCCACTGCGCCGCAGTTCCACCTTGCCACTGCAGCATTCACATCCTTCGACACGACATCGCCGCGATACATCAAACAACACGCCATGTACTTGCCGTGGCGAGGGTCACACTTGGCCATCATGGAGGATGGCTCAAAGGCACTGTTGGTGATCTCAGCAACGGAAAGCTGCTCATGGTATGCTTTCTCAGCAGTGATAACAGGGGCGTATGAGGAAAGCATGAAATGGATCCTAGGATAA